A single Cnuibacter physcomitrellae DNA region contains:
- a CDS encoding ketopantoate reductase family protein, which yields MRVLIVGAGAVGGYFGAGLIEAGRDVTFLVRERRADALLREGLRVAVGDTVTVHEHPQTVTAADAGSAGPFDAVVLSVKAFALDAAIDDITPFVGPDTMVLPLLNGMRHLDRLQDAFGERVLGGLCVVAAQLEEGGVVRRLAPGASLTLGELAGGESDRTTALAAELVGQGFDTRLTPDVRAMMWQKWVFLASGGAVTSLHDGAVGEIVATPTGALSALRIIDEVVAVATAEGYPPTARALETVQSALTEPGSSFTTSLFRDLRQGLPVENEHILGDLVERAVRRGIDTPLLAAAYARIRVYENRR from the coding sequence ATGCGGGTGCTCATCGTGGGGGCGGGGGCCGTGGGCGGGTACTTCGGCGCGGGGCTGATCGAGGCCGGGCGCGACGTGACCTTCCTCGTGCGCGAGAGGCGGGCGGATGCGCTGCTCCGCGAGGGCCTGCGCGTCGCGGTCGGCGACACGGTGACCGTGCACGAGCATCCGCAGACCGTCACCGCGGCCGACGCGGGCTCCGCCGGTCCCTTCGACGCGGTGGTGCTCTCGGTGAAGGCCTTCGCCCTCGACGCGGCGATCGACGACATCACCCCGTTCGTCGGTCCGGACACGATGGTGCTGCCGCTGCTCAACGGGATGCGCCATCTCGACCGACTGCAGGACGCGTTCGGCGAGCGCGTGCTGGGCGGGCTGTGCGTGGTCGCGGCGCAGCTCGAGGAGGGCGGCGTCGTGCGGAGGCTCGCCCCGGGCGCGAGCCTGACCCTCGGCGAGCTCGCCGGCGGAGAGTCGGACCGCACGACGGCCCTCGCCGCCGAGCTCGTGGGACAGGGCTTCGACACGCGTCTCACGCCCGACGTGCGGGCGATGATGTGGCAGAAGTGGGTGTTCCTCGCCTCGGGCGGCGCGGTGACGAGCCTCCACGACGGCGCCGTCGGCGAGATCGTCGCGACGCCGACGGGAGCGCTGTCGGCACTGCGGATCATCGACGAGGTGGTCGCCGTCGCCACGGCCGAGGGCTACCCGCCCACGGCGCGAGCGCTCGAGACCGTCCAGTCCGCGCTGACCGAGCCCGGCTCGTCGTTCACCACGTCCCTCTTCCGCGACCTGCGGCAGGGTCTCCCGGTCGAGAACGAGCACATCCTCGGCGACCTCGTCGAACGAGCCGTCCGCCGCGGGATCGACACGCCCCTCCTCGCTGCCGCGTACGCCCGCATCCGCGTCTACGAGAACCGCCGCTGA
- a CDS encoding MMPL family transporter, with translation MATFLYRIGRFAYRRAWYVIATWVLALGAVLGAGLALGGQFQESFTIPGTESQQTIDQLDRVFPQVAGASAQVVYQAPKGSTVDDPAVKQAIQDMATTMGDLDQVAAVVDPYSEYATNAISEDRTIAYTQVQFDGPATDVTTQTLDELQAEAAPVEADGVRVEFGGSVFQEVSFGLTWTEAVGVLFAGVVLFVTFGSLLAAGMPLLSAILGVGLSSGAIMVTAAFTTVSSTAPMLAVMIGLAVGIDYALFILSRHRSQLAQGLDPEESAAQAVATAGGAVVFAGVTVIIALLGLLVVGIPFLSVMGVGAAFAVLVAVSIAVTLIPAIMGVARGRLVPKAGSRAQRRALAAAEHEGEGTARPSLGGRWVRIVMKAPIVFIVAIIGLLGVASIPALSLDLNLPTAASQPEDDTARQAYDLIAQGFGPGYNGAIVVAADITQTTDIQDDLAGIRSDLEAVDGVAYVGQGLPDQGLDTAIFRVVPTTAPDDPATKELVQHLRDLKGEIEDQYGTPITVSGQTAVAIDVSTQLTNALLPFGVLVVGLSIVLLAMVFRSLAVPIKAALGFALSVCVSFGVTVAVFQWGWLADLLHVTSTGPIISFLPILLMAILFGLAMDYEVFLVSGMREEFVKSGDARRAVRVGFQHGARVVTAAALIMFFVFFAFVPEGDGAIKMIALALAVGVFVDAFLVRMTLVPAVMTLLGRRAWSLPRWLDRLLPNVDVEGEGLRAHIEAKAWADARRGDVLTAEGLRVDGVPATVTASAPEGAIVLLAGDPGARRLVAGALAGRVAPAGGHLQVLGHPLPSARTRVERLSALVDLDGGPAGSGPVSDAETVGEAILERMRWGRSALRRVPREEVEDLVRRFDDALATASASDGRVSIHTPLSALSATGLALLRIALAGAQGARLVVADPGDAPLAVGSEAFLSAVAAVVGSDVTVVIGVPVPAASATSAESDLDGRALVRIDLGGSPAVTPSAGFAGGTRSLDPARLEGAHR, from the coding sequence ATGGCCACCTTCCTCTACCGGATCGGACGGTTCGCCTACCGGCGGGCCTGGTACGTCATCGCCACCTGGGTGCTCGCGCTCGGCGCGGTGCTCGGAGCCGGGCTCGCCCTCGGCGGCCAGTTCCAGGAGAGCTTCACGATCCCGGGCACCGAGTCTCAGCAGACCATCGACCAGCTCGACCGCGTCTTCCCGCAGGTGGCGGGGGCGTCGGCGCAGGTCGTGTACCAGGCGCCGAAGGGCTCCACCGTCGACGACCCCGCGGTGAAGCAGGCCATCCAGGACATGGCGACCACGATGGGCGATCTCGACCAGGTCGCGGCCGTCGTCGACCCGTACTCGGAGTACGCCACCAACGCGATCTCCGAGGACCGCACCATCGCCTATACGCAGGTGCAGTTCGACGGGCCCGCCACCGACGTCACGACGCAGACGCTCGACGAGCTGCAGGCGGAGGCCGCCCCAGTGGAGGCGGACGGCGTCCGCGTGGAGTTCGGCGGCTCGGTGTTCCAGGAGGTGTCGTTCGGACTGACCTGGACCGAGGCGGTCGGCGTGCTCTTCGCCGGCGTGGTGCTCTTCGTCACGTTCGGATCGCTGCTCGCGGCCGGGATGCCGCTGCTGTCCGCGATCCTCGGGGTCGGGCTGTCCTCCGGCGCGATCATGGTCACCGCCGCCTTCACCACCGTCTCCAGCACGGCGCCGATGCTCGCGGTGATGATCGGGCTCGCGGTGGGGATCGACTACGCCCTCTTCATCCTCTCGCGGCATCGATCCCAGCTCGCGCAGGGCCTCGATCCGGAGGAGTCGGCGGCGCAGGCGGTCGCCACCGCCGGCGGGGCCGTGGTCTTCGCGGGGGTCACCGTCATCATCGCCCTGCTGGGGCTCCTCGTCGTGGGCATCCCGTTCCTGTCGGTGATGGGTGTGGGCGCCGCGTTCGCGGTGCTGGTGGCGGTGAGCATCGCCGTGACCCTCATCCCCGCGATCATGGGGGTCGCCCGGGGCCGGCTCGTCCCGAAGGCGGGCTCGCGCGCGCAGCGACGAGCGCTCGCGGCCGCGGAGCACGAGGGCGAGGGCACGGCGAGACCGTCGCTCGGCGGCCGCTGGGTGCGGATCGTGATGAAGGCTCCGATCGTGTTCATCGTCGCGATCATCGGGCTGCTGGGGGTCGCGTCGATCCCGGCGCTGAGCCTCGACCTCAACCTCCCGACGGCCGCGTCCCAGCCGGAGGACGACACCGCCCGTCAGGCCTACGACCTCATCGCCCAGGGCTTCGGGCCCGGCTACAACGGCGCGATCGTGGTCGCGGCCGACATCACGCAGACCACCGACATCCAGGACGACCTCGCCGGCATCCGCTCCGACCTCGAGGCCGTCGACGGGGTCGCCTACGTGGGGCAGGGCCTTCCCGATCAGGGACTGGACACCGCGATCTTCCGCGTCGTGCCGACCACCGCGCCCGACGATCCCGCCACGAAGGAGCTCGTGCAGCATCTCCGCGACCTCAAGGGCGAGATCGAGGACCAGTACGGCACGCCCATCACGGTGAGCGGTCAGACCGCGGTCGCGATCGACGTCTCGACCCAGCTCACCAACGCGCTGCTGCCCTTCGGCGTTCTCGTCGTCGGGCTGTCCATCGTGCTCCTCGCGATGGTGTTCCGGTCGCTCGCCGTGCCGATCAAGGCCGCGCTCGGCTTCGCCCTCTCGGTCTGCGTGTCGTTCGGCGTCACCGTCGCGGTGTTCCAGTGGGGGTGGCTCGCCGACCTGCTGCACGTGACGTCGACGGGTCCGATCATCAGCTTCCTGCCGATCCTCCTCATGGCCATCCTCTTCGGCCTCGCGATGGACTACGAGGTGTTCCTCGTCTCGGGGATGCGCGAGGAGTTCGTGAAGTCGGGCGACGCCCGGCGTGCGGTGCGGGTGGGCTTCCAGCACGGCGCGCGCGTCGTCACCGCCGCCGCGCTGATCATGTTCTTCGTCTTCTTCGCCTTCGTGCCCGAGGGGGACGGGGCGATCAAGATGATCGCGCTGGCGCTCGCCGTGGGCGTCTTCGTCGACGCCTTCCTCGTCCGCATGACGCTCGTCCCGGCGGTGATGACGCTGCTCGGCCGGCGGGCCTGGTCCCTGCCGCGCTGGCTCGACCGGCTCCTGCCGAACGTCGACGTCGAGGGGGAGGGGCTTCGCGCCCACATCGAGGCGAAGGCCTGGGCGGATGCGCGGCGGGGCGACGTCCTCACCGCGGAGGGCCTGCGCGTCGACGGCGTCCCCGCCACGGTCACCGCGTCGGCGCCGGAGGGTGCGATCGTGCTGCTCGCCGGCGATCCGGGAGCTCGGCGACTCGTCGCGGGCGCCCTCGCGGGACGCGTCGCCCCGGCGGGCGGCCACCTGCAGGTGCTCGGACATCCGCTGCCCTCGGCGCGGACCCGGGTCGAGCGGCTGTCCGCGCTCGTCGACCTCGACGGGGGTCCGGCGGGCTCCGGACCGGTCAGCGACGCGGAGACGGTCGGCGAGGCGATCCTCGAGCGGATGCGGTGGGGGCGCTCGGCCCTGCGTCGCGTGCCCCGCGAGGAGGTCGAGGACCTCGTGCGCAGGTTCGACGATGCACTGGCCACCGCCTCCGCCTCCGACGGGCGTGTGTCGATCCACACGCCGCTCAGCGCGCTCTCGGCGACCGGACTCGCCCTGCTGCGGATCGCCCTCGCGGGAGCGCAGGGCGCCCGGCTCGTCGTCGCCGACCCCGGCGACGCGCCGCTCGCGGTGGGGTCGGAGGCGTTCCTGTCCGCCGTCGCCGCGGTGGTCGGGTCGGACGTCACCGTGGTGATCGGGGTCCCCGTCCCCGCTGCGTCTGCGACCTCCGCCGAGTCCGACCTCGACGGGCGGGCGCTGGTGCGCATCGACCTCGGCGGGAGCCCCGCCGTCACGCCGTCCGCGGGCTTCGCGGGCGGCACCCGATCCCTCGATCCCGCCCGACTCGAAGGAGCCCACCGATGA
- a CDS encoding nitronate monooxygenase — MPDGSRFDVSGLEAPVVQAPMAGGVSTPALAAAVSAAGGLGFLAAGYLTADQVREQIVQTRMLTDAPFGVNVFVPGQSIADPEQVAEYALSLTAEAERLGVSVGEPHPDHDDWHAKIALLEETSPSVASFTFGVPSPAVVARLQEAGVAVGVTVTSLTELVEAKASKPDFVVAQGPLAGGHRGTFDPLALPSEQPLYALLAELSSNTRLPIVVAGGLASSEDVEGVLAAGAAAAQAGTAFLRSDEAGTPPAYRAALVSAEYPRTALTKAFTGRWARGLVNDFMRDHESDAPFGYPEVHQVTSPLRRAAAAAGDAQRMALWAGVHHDRALAAPAATILSTLVP, encoded by the coding sequence GTGCCCGACGGCTCCCGATTCGACGTCTCGGGCCTGGAGGCGCCCGTCGTCCAGGCCCCGATGGCGGGCGGCGTCTCCACGCCGGCGCTCGCGGCCGCGGTGTCCGCCGCGGGCGGGCTCGGGTTCCTGGCGGCGGGCTACCTCACGGCCGACCAGGTGCGCGAGCAGATCGTCCAGACGCGGATGCTCACGGATGCGCCGTTCGGCGTCAACGTGTTCGTCCCCGGGCAGTCCATCGCGGATCCGGAGCAGGTGGCCGAGTACGCGCTCTCGCTCACGGCCGAGGCCGAGCGGCTCGGCGTCTCCGTGGGGGAGCCGCATCCGGACCACGACGACTGGCACGCCAAGATCGCCCTCCTCGAGGAGACCTCCCCGTCGGTCGCGTCCTTCACGTTCGGAGTGCCGTCGCCGGCGGTCGTCGCCCGGCTGCAGGAGGCGGGGGTCGCCGTCGGCGTCACCGTCACCTCGCTGACCGAGCTGGTGGAGGCGAAGGCGTCGAAGCCCGACTTCGTCGTCGCGCAGGGGCCCCTCGCGGGCGGGCACCGCGGTACGTTCGACCCCCTCGCGCTGCCGAGCGAGCAGCCGCTCTACGCCCTCCTGGCGGAGCTGTCGTCGAACACGCGCCTGCCGATCGTCGTCGCCGGCGGCCTCGCCTCGTCGGAGGACGTCGAGGGTGTGCTCGCCGCGGGGGCCGCGGCGGCGCAGGCGGGCACGGCGTTCCTCCGCTCCGACGAGGCCGGCACGCCCCCCGCGTACCGCGCGGCCCTGGTCTCGGCCGAGTACCCGCGCACCGCCCTGACGAAGGCGTTCACCGGCCGGTGGGCCCGGGGCCTCGTCAACGACTTCATGCGCGACCACGAGTCGGACGCCCCGTTCGGGTACCCGGAGGTGCACCAGGTCACGTCGCCCCTCCGCAGGGCGGCCGCGGCGGCCGGCGACGCCCAGCGGATGGCGCTCTGGGCGGGTGTGCACCACGACCGCGCCCTCGCGGCCCCCGCCGCCACGATCCTCTCCACCCTGGTCCCGTAG
- a CDS encoding YhgE/Pip domain-containing protein codes for MSDVTPARSTAPSSPTAPVPSVPSAASRRRTRIALIVVTAIAIVLTPFAVNGLFAGALSNVDQSISSIPAAIVNEDQLVTTTNADGTQSVNFAGRGLVTELTGSGQNGFDWTVTNADDAAAGLADGTYYAVLTIPSDFSATVNTLGTPDPKQGLIDIQTDDAHGYLSGVLASTVGTAVQAGFGQTITATVVNGIYTSFGTVGTSLKDAAAGATQLGSGAGQLADGATQLSDGLSQYTSGASTLASGVAQYTDGVTSLSSGVTQYTGGVGQLASGADELRTKTAQLGDFGTGVASYASGVTQLTQGLSQLSAAAQAGLLTPEQVQAQLAGLAAGASQLDANSGALAEAGNGMPALQSGIGELASGADQLAANGPALVSGAEQLAAGGPALSSGADQLAANGPALVQGAQQLGAGAAQLQSGAGQLASGLTTGADQLGSRTSSDPQSAADVIAQPVAVDVNTANQVSSVGQVVSTVMIPVALWIGALALFLWLRPFSRSMLASPASTGRLVGRTFLRSAVFGVGQAVVVVAFLHLALGASWSLLPATLGFSLLVSFAFMAFHQFLTTAFGRMGAFVSLVLLALQIASTGGLYPVQLLSAPFQAINTVSPLAYAVSGLQAILAGGSASTVWTAVAVLLVTLAVGLLLAWAVLGRRRRPTALGWVVPAWSARRPRRV; via the coding sequence ATGAGCGACGTGACCCCCGCCCGCTCGACCGCGCCGTCCTCCCCGACCGCGCCCGTGCCGTCCGTCCCGTCGGCGGCGTCGCGGCGACGCACCCGCATCGCGCTCATCGTCGTGACCGCGATCGCCATCGTCCTGACCCCCTTCGCCGTGAACGGGCTGTTCGCCGGGGCGCTGTCGAACGTCGACCAGTCGATCAGCAGCATCCCGGCCGCCATCGTGAACGAGGACCAGCTCGTCACGACGACGAACGCCGACGGGACGCAGTCGGTGAACTTCGCCGGCCGCGGCCTCGTGACCGAGCTGACGGGCTCGGGCCAGAACGGGTTCGACTGGACCGTCACCAACGCCGACGACGCCGCAGCCGGCCTCGCCGACGGCACGTACTACGCGGTCCTCACGATCCCGAGCGACTTCTCCGCCACGGTGAACACGCTCGGCACCCCCGACCCGAAGCAGGGCCTCATCGACATCCAGACCGACGACGCGCACGGGTACCTGTCCGGCGTGCTCGCCTCGACCGTCGGGACGGCGGTGCAGGCGGGGTTCGGGCAGACCATCACCGCGACCGTCGTGAACGGCATCTACACGTCGTTCGGCACCGTGGGCACGAGCCTCAAGGATGCGGCCGCGGGCGCGACCCAGCTGGGCTCGGGCGCCGGGCAGCTCGCCGACGGCGCCACCCAGCTCTCCGACGGTCTCTCGCAGTACACCTCCGGCGCGTCGACGCTCGCCTCGGGCGTCGCGCAGTACACCGACGGGGTGACCTCGCTCAGCTCGGGAGTGACCCAGTACACCGGAGGCGTCGGCCAGCTCGCGAGCGGCGCCGACGAACTGCGCACGAAGACCGCCCAGCTCGGCGACTTCGGCACCGGTGTGGCCTCGTACGCGTCGGGCGTCACTCAGCTCACGCAGGGGCTCTCGCAGCTGAGCGCGGCCGCGCAGGCGGGGCTGCTCACTCCGGAGCAGGTGCAGGCGCAGCTCGCTGGTCTCGCCGCCGGCGCTTCCCAGCTCGACGCCAACAGCGGCGCGCTCGCCGAGGCGGGGAACGGCATGCCGGCTCTGCAGAGCGGGATCGGCGAGCTCGCCTCGGGCGCCGACCAGCTCGCGGCGAACGGCCCGGCCCTCGTCTCGGGCGCCGAGCAGCTGGCCGCCGGTGGTCCGGCGCTGAGCTCCGGAGCCGACCAGCTCGCGGCGAACGGCCCCGCGCTCGTGCAGGGCGCGCAGCAGCTCGGGGCAGGTGCCGCGCAGCTCCAGAGCGGGGCGGGTCAGCTCGCGTCCGGCCTGACCACGGGGGCGGACCAGCTCGGGTCGCGCACGAGCTCGGATCCGCAGTCCGCGGCCGACGTGATCGCTCAGCCGGTCGCCGTCGACGTGAACACGGCGAATCAGGTCTCCTCGGTCGGCCAGGTCGTCTCGACGGTGATGATCCCGGTCGCCCTGTGGATCGGCGCGCTCGCCCTCTTCCTGTGGCTGCGGCCGTTCTCGAGGTCGATGCTCGCATCGCCCGCGTCCACGGGCCGGCTCGTCGGCCGGACCTTCCTCCGTTCGGCTGTCTTCGGCGTCGGCCAGGCCGTGGTCGTCGTCGCGTTCCTGCACCTGGCGTTGGGCGCATCCTGGAGCCTGCTGCCCGCCACCCTCGGCTTCTCGCTGCTGGTGTCGTTCGCGTTCATGGCCTTCCACCAGTTCCTCACGACCGCGTTCGGGCGGATGGGGGCGTTCGTCTCCCTGGTGCTCCTGGCGCTCCAGATCGCGTCGACCGGAGGGCTGTATCCGGTGCAGCTGCTGTCGGCGCCGTTCCAGGCGATCAACACGGTGAGCCCGCTCGCCTACGCGGTCTCGGGGCTGCAGGCGATCCTCGCGGGTGGATCGGCGTCGACGGTGTGGACGGCGGTCGCCGTGCTGCTGGTGACGCTCGCGGTCGGCCTGCTGCTCGCGTGGGCGGTGCTCGGGCGGCGGCGGAGGCCGACGGCGCTGGGCTGGGTGGTGCCGGCGTGGTCGGCGCGCCGCCCGCGCCGGGTCTGA
- a CDS encoding MFS transporter, translated as MSILDRSRSVWPILTGIVFIGFILRGPIVAVAPVTGAISADLGLSAAQMGLLTSLPVLCFALMTPFASLFVGKAGANLATTVAIVGVGIGTIVRSAGGETAAFTGTIIMGAFITIGNVVMPVIIRRDVPAYRVGIVTGAYTSAMNVSSMVTSLATAPLAAAFGWQVALLAWVSLAALAAAAWLFAVGPRAAVHWGPLRPAIETGAVDTMIVDTRGIPVLTRREPRTWKNLSAVLLALAFAGQAFTYYGLTAWFPTILEDRVGYDATTAGASASVFQIAAVVGALGVPLLASRAGIPRTFALVAALWISCPVGLLLAPDGWFAWAFLGGVAQGGGITIVFMLVVEMALDGTHSRRLSAMVQGCGYALGATAPTLVGAVHDATADWDGSLLVLVISTLVFTTAGLAATLRATRALR; from the coding sequence ATGAGCATCCTCGACCGCAGCCGCAGCGTGTGGCCGATCCTCACCGGCATCGTCTTCATCGGGTTCATCCTGCGCGGGCCGATCGTCGCCGTGGCCCCCGTGACGGGCGCGATCAGCGCCGACCTGGGGCTCAGCGCCGCCCAGATGGGCCTGCTCACCAGCCTGCCGGTGCTCTGCTTCGCCCTCATGACGCCGTTCGCGTCCCTTTTCGTGGGGAAGGCCGGCGCCAACCTCGCGACGACGGTCGCGATCGTGGGGGTCGGCATCGGCACGATCGTCCGCTCGGCGGGCGGTGAGACCGCCGCGTTCACGGGCACGATCATCATGGGCGCGTTCATCACGATCGGGAACGTCGTGATGCCGGTCATCATCCGCCGCGACGTGCCGGCGTACCGCGTCGGGATCGTGACGGGCGCGTACACGTCGGCCATGAACGTGAGCTCGATGGTCACCTCGCTCGCCACCGCGCCGCTCGCGGCGGCGTTCGGATGGCAGGTCGCGCTGCTGGCCTGGGTGTCGCTGGCCGCGCTGGCCGCCGCGGCCTGGCTGTTCGCGGTGGGTCCGCGCGCCGCCGTGCACTGGGGGCCGTTGCGGCCCGCGATCGAGACCGGGGCCGTCGACACGATGATCGTCGACACCCGGGGCATCCCCGTCCTCACCCGGCGCGAGCCGCGCACCTGGAAGAACCTCTCGGCGGTCCTCCTCGCCCTCGCCTTCGCCGGGCAGGCGTTCACGTACTACGGCCTGACGGCGTGGTTCCCGACCATCCTCGAGGATCGGGTCGGGTACGACGCCACGACCGCGGGCGCCAGCGCCTCCGTGTTCCAGATCGCCGCGGTGGTGGGAGCGTTGGGCGTGCCGCTGCTCGCCTCGCGCGCCGGCATCCCCCGGACGTTCGCGCTCGTCGCCGCCCTGTGGATCAGCTGCCCCGTGGGGCTGCTCCTGGCGCCCGACGGCTGGTTCGCCTGGGCGTTCCTCGGCGGCGTGGCCCAGGGCGGCGGCATCACGATCGTCTTCATGCTCGTCGTCGAGATGGCCCTCGACGGCACCCACTCGCGCCGGCTCTCGGCGATGGTGCAGGGCTGCGGATACGCGCTCGGCGCCACCGCCCCCACCCTCGTCGGCGCCGTCCACGACGCCACGGCCGACTGGGACGGCTCCCTCCTCGTGCTCGTGATCTCGACCCTCGTCTTCACCACCGCGGGCCTCGCCGCCACCCTCCGCGCCACCCGCGCCCTCCGCTGA
- a CDS encoding LLM class F420-dependent oxidoreductase, with product MEFRIFTEPQQGASYDDLLAVAQATEKLGFDAFFRSDHYLRMGPGDPNPGPTDAWTTLAGLARETSRIRLGTLVSSVTYRYPGVLAIQVAQVDQMSGGRVELGLGTGWFEEEHRAYGIPFPPKRFSILEEQLEIVTSLWATEPGNTYSFKGQYYELVDSPALPKPTQSPLPVIVGGKGTKRTPLLAARYASEFNVPFPDPGTLPGLFRNVREACVELGRDPDDMVYSTALVVAAGSDEATVARRAAAIGREPAELRENGLAGTASEIVDRIGELREQGVERVYLQVLDLHDLDHLDFIAREIVPQVGD from the coding sequence GTGGAATTCAGGATCTTCACCGAACCCCAGCAGGGCGCGAGCTACGACGATCTCCTCGCGGTGGCCCAGGCCACCGAGAAGCTCGGCTTCGACGCCTTCTTCCGCTCCGACCACTACCTCCGCATGGGTCCCGGCGATCCGAACCCCGGCCCCACGGATGCGTGGACGACCCTGGCCGGGCTCGCCCGCGAGACCAGCCGCATCCGCCTCGGCACCCTCGTGTCGAGCGTCACGTACCGCTACCCGGGTGTGCTGGCGATCCAGGTGGCCCAGGTCGACCAGATGTCGGGCGGACGCGTGGAGCTCGGTCTCGGCACGGGCTGGTTCGAGGAGGAGCACCGCGCCTACGGCATCCCGTTCCCGCCCAAGCGCTTCTCCATCCTCGAGGAGCAGCTCGAGATCGTCACCTCGCTCTGGGCGACCGAGCCGGGGAACACGTACTCGTTCAAGGGCCAGTACTACGAGCTCGTCGACTCGCCGGCGCTGCCGAAGCCGACGCAGTCGCCGCTCCCCGTGATCGTGGGCGGCAAGGGCACGAAGCGCACGCCGCTCCTCGCGGCCCGCTACGCGAGCGAGTTCAACGTCCCGTTCCCCGACCCGGGCACCCTCCCCGGCCTGTTCCGCAACGTGCGCGAGGCGTGCGTCGAGCTGGGCCGCGATCCCGACGACATGGTCTACTCGACCGCTCTCGTCGTCGCGGCCGGATCCGACGAGGCGACCGTCGCCCGTCGCGCGGCGGCGATCGGCCGCGAGCCGGCGGAGCTGCGGGAGAACGGCCTGGCCGGCACCGCATCCGAGATCGTCGACAGGATCGGGGAGCTGCGCGAGCAGGGCGTCGAGCGCGTCTACCTGCAGGTGCTCGACCTGCACGACCTCGATCACCTCGACTTCATCGCCCGCGAGATCGTGCCCCAGGTCGGGGACTGA
- a CDS encoding TMEM175 family protein, with protein MAHERSFDRLVNFSDAVVAIAITLLGLPLIDLAAELGQNGIDTVGELLLHNATRLFGFGLSFAVIAVFWMAHHRVYDYLTGYTRGLIWLNMLWLASIVFLPFPTEIIASGHDDAGAAALYIGTMIVTAAALLAQILLVRARPELISGGREALSYVPALAVTVALFVALGVTILVPGTHLWTLLLIVPAQVVTRRIQVARERRTATPGPR; from the coding sequence ATGGCACACGAGCGCAGCTTCGACCGGCTGGTGAACTTCTCGGACGCGGTCGTCGCCATCGCCATCACGCTGCTCGGCCTGCCGCTCATCGACCTCGCGGCCGAGCTCGGGCAGAACGGGATCGACACGGTCGGCGAGCTGCTCCTCCACAACGCCACACGCCTGTTCGGCTTCGGGCTGAGCTTCGCGGTGATCGCCGTGTTCTGGATGGCCCACCACCGCGTGTACGACTACCTGACGGGCTACACCAGAGGCCTGATCTGGCTGAACATGCTGTGGCTCGCGTCGATCGTCTTCCTGCCCTTCCCCACGGAGATCATCGCCAGCGGCCACGACGACGCGGGGGCCGCCGCCCTGTACATCGGCACGATGATCGTGACGGCGGCGGCACTGCTGGCGCAGATCCTCCTCGTCCGGGCCCGTCCTGAGCTCATCTCGGGCGGCCGTGAGGCGCTGAGCTACGTCCCGGCCCTCGCGGTGACGGTCGCCCTGTTCGTGGCCCTCGGCGTCACGATCCTGGTGCCGGGGACGCACCTCTGGACGCTGCTCCTCATCGTGCCCGCCCAGGTGGTGACGCGCCGCATCCAGGTCGCCCGAGAGCGCAGGACCGCGACGCCCGGGCCGCGCTGA